Proteins found in one Lysinibacillus fusiformis genomic segment:
- a CDS encoding ferredoxin, producing the protein MAKYTIVDKDTCIACGACGAAAPDIYDYDDEGIAFVILDDNMGTAEVPEDLLEDMQDAFEGCPTDSIKVADETFDGDSLKFE; encoded by the coding sequence ATGGCTAAATACACAATAGTTGATAAAGATACATGCATCGCTTGTGGCGCATGTGGAGCCGCAGCGCCAGACATTTATGATTATGATGATGAAGGTATTGCCTTCGTTATTTTAGATGATAACATGGGAACTGCTGAAGTACCAGAAGATCTATTAGAAGATATGCAAGATGCTTTTGAAGGTTGTCCAACAGACTCTATCAAAGTAGCAGACGAAACGTTCGATGGCGATTCATTAAAATTCGAATAG
- a CDS encoding helix-turn-helix domain-containing protein: MFHQILLQIFQKLNKERTISAAYHVLRGKRSGQTIQDIGLFQLHQYFGLLPKLSRPTFDEAVTLFMQYSWLKVQESGHFYMEKLGLQHAQQTPTFFFDGWHYRGNEHVFFARLSLIVQSLSHQAAAVRAFSPISRDTMIQAWVRSFLQEHHYKGGHLQQQLLAECNHVLNILPVSDASKQLVLYRLSGYQLPGWTWQQLADERKETVLDSQLAFIETLHILLNEVQQKMDDYPLLGHVTEGIKVKILLTDSAQQTAQLYEQGYSMEQIVQMRKLKQSTIEDHFVELAMYEPNFSIGPFVSYEEAQKVWQASKQYQTKKLKILHEALNDMSYFQLRLVLAKGEV; encoded by the coding sequence ATGTTTCATCAAATTCTATTGCAAATCTTTCAAAAACTCAATAAGGAGCGGACGATTTCGGCTGCCTATCATGTCCTAAGAGGGAAGCGTTCAGGCCAGACAATTCAAGATATTGGTCTTTTTCAACTGCATCAATATTTTGGTCTGTTACCTAAACTATCTCGTCCTACATTTGACGAGGCTGTAACCTTATTTATGCAATATAGTTGGTTAAAAGTGCAGGAATCTGGTCATTTTTACATGGAAAAGCTAGGATTACAACATGCACAACAAACGCCAACCTTTTTCTTTGATGGTTGGCACTATCGAGGAAATGAGCATGTGTTCTTTGCAAGGCTCTCTCTTATTGTGCAAAGTTTGTCACATCAAGCCGCAGCCGTTCGTGCCTTTTCACCGATTAGTAGAGACACAATGATTCAAGCATGGGTGCGATCATTTTTACAGGAACATCATTACAAGGGAGGGCATTTGCAGCAGCAATTATTGGCAGAATGTAACCACGTGCTAAACATTCTCCCTGTTTCAGATGCAAGCAAACAGCTTGTTCTCTATCGTTTAAGTGGTTATCAATTACCAGGATGGACATGGCAACAGCTTGCAGATGAACGGAAGGAAACCGTGCTAGATAGTCAATTGGCTTTTATTGAAACCCTACATATATTATTAAATGAAGTGCAACAAAAAATGGATGATTATCCATTGCTGGGGCATGTGACAGAAGGAATAAAAGTTAAAATATTGCTAACAGATTCTGCGCAACAAACCGCACAATTATATGAACAAGGTTATTCGATGGAGCAAATTGTTCAAATGAGAAAGCTAAAACAAAGTACAATTGAGGATCATTTTGTGGAATTAGCCATGTACGAACCGAACTTTTCTATTGGCCCATTCGTCTCCTATGAAGAAGCTCAAAAAGTGTGGCAGGCATCGAAGCAATATCAAACAAAAAAATTGAAAATATTACATGAAGCTTTAAATGATATGAGTTATTTTCAATTAAGGCTTGTCCTTGCGAAAGGAGAAGTATAA
- a CDS encoding RecQ family ATP-dependent DNA helicase, with product MELEQLLHKHFGYSSFRPGQKEVIEALLQEQDVIALLPTGMGKSLCYQLPAYMLEKPVLIVSPLLSLMQDQVEELRRFGEKRVVALNSFLSLTEKRYVLHYLEQYRFIFTSPEMLLQQQVQDKLAQMKLGLIVVDEAHCISQWGFDFRPDYLRIGEWLSRENRPPMLALSATATNKVVRDIRETLSLKAPFEFMYNVDRPNIHLGRVIVGDKADKARWLMQHITETEGPGILYVSSRKRAQQYSEAFLQAGIRVAAYHAGYGAEDRQFIQQQFIAGELDWIVATNAFGMGINKLDIRQVIHESMPANIANYMQEIGRAGRDGQSALAILLYSDGDEELAKFVVTGDLPTLHHVDRYQELLSQQIQPAQMLKNGELSETAFRVLDYWVQRESTEQVKARLNHLALEKYHAVNEMLKIIQTKDCIREHLVGYFGQKLQEKPENCCENCGIHYDVIKKTRLKEKKKVEMASWESRLQQLLMGI from the coding sequence ATGGAGCTTGAACAATTATTGCATAAGCATTTTGGTTACTCATCCTTTCGACCAGGGCAGAAAGAGGTCATTGAGGCTTTACTGCAAGAACAAGATGTCATTGCGTTGTTGCCAACAGGAATGGGAAAATCACTTTGCTACCAGCTACCAGCCTATATGTTAGAGAAGCCAGTGTTAATTGTTTCACCATTACTTTCCTTAATGCAGGATCAAGTGGAAGAGCTCCGGCGTTTTGGGGAAAAGAGGGTGGTAGCTTTAAATTCCTTTTTATCTCTAACAGAGAAACGCTATGTATTACATTATTTAGAGCAATATCGTTTTATTTTTACTTCACCGGAGATGTTGCTCCAGCAGCAGGTACAGGATAAACTGGCACAGATGAAGCTAGGTTTAATCGTAGTAGACGAGGCGCACTGTATATCACAATGGGGCTTTGATTTTCGACCTGATTATTTACGGATAGGTGAATGGTTATCGAGAGAAAATCGTCCACCCATGTTGGCATTATCCGCTACGGCAACCAATAAGGTTGTTCGAGATATACGAGAAACTTTATCTCTCAAAGCGCCATTCGAGTTTATGTATAATGTTGACCGCCCAAATATTCATCTAGGTCGTGTAATAGTGGGGGATAAGGCCGATAAAGCTAGATGGCTTATGCAGCATATTACAGAAACGGAGGGTCCTGGTATTTTATATGTTTCCTCACGTAAACGTGCGCAACAATATAGCGAAGCCTTTTTACAAGCAGGCATTCGTGTCGCTGCCTATCATGCTGGCTATGGGGCGGAGGACCGTCAATTTATCCAACAGCAATTTATAGCTGGTGAATTGGATTGGATTGTCGCAACGAATGCTTTTGGCATGGGAATCAATAAGCTTGATATACGGCAGGTCATTCATGAATCAATGCCTGCCAATATAGCGAATTATATGCAGGAGATTGGACGTGCAGGGCGTGATGGTCAATCTGCACTTGCCATTTTACTGTATAGTGATGGTGATGAGGAGCTAGCTAAATTTGTTGTGACAGGCGATTTACCAACACTACACCATGTAGATCGCTATCAGGAGCTGCTATCCCAGCAAATACAGCCAGCCCAAATGCTAAAAAATGGGGAGTTGAGTGAGACGGCTTTCCGTGTGTTAGACTATTGGGTTCAACGAGAGTCTACGGAACAAGTAAAAGCTCGACTAAATCATTTAGCCCTAGAGAAATACCATGCAGTGAATGAAATGCTTAAAATCATACAGACAAAAGACTGTATTCGTGAACATTTAGTCGGGTATTTTGGGCAAAAATTGCAGGAAAAACCGGAAAACTGTTGTGAAAATTGTGGAATCCATTATGATGTAATCAAGAAAACACGCTTAAAAGAGAAGAAGAAAGTAGAAATGGCATCATGGGAAAGTCGATTGCAGCAACTATTAATGGGTATTTAG
- a CDS encoding LysM peptidoglycan-binding domain-containing protein yields MNKEDYRDKIEEHRQSFEDEQKEQQSLSRVSRMNKNGNKNKKPKNSKRKTPLMTILFVIFILIPLTILIYFWKFYEPGKTIEQAEKDTAEQVVELDPSEASASDKDKNDKGQDAQGDKKAQEQSQKDADKLAAEQKAAEEAKKAQEAKKAEEAKKAEEARKAEEARIAQQQAEAAKKAEEARKAQEAKQNAKASTHTVKANENLYRIALNHYGDGSEATLAKIRAANGMSSNTVMVGQVIKLP; encoded by the coding sequence ATGAATAAAGAAGATTATCGCGATAAAATAGAAGAGCATCGTCAATCATTTGAAGATGAGCAAAAAGAACAGCAATCCTTATCAAGAGTTTCCAGAATGAATAAAAATGGTAATAAAAACAAAAAGCCAAAAAATTCGAAACGTAAAACACCGTTAATGACGATTCTTTTTGTTATTTTTATCTTGATACCATTAACGATCCTCATCTATTTTTGGAAATTTTATGAACCAGGAAAAACGATTGAGCAAGCTGAAAAGGATACAGCTGAACAGGTTGTCGAATTAGATCCTTCAGAGGCATCTGCGTCTGATAAAGATAAAAATGATAAGGGTCAAGACGCTCAGGGGGATAAGAAGGCTCAGGAGCAATCTCAAAAAGATGCCGATAAATTAGCAGCTGAACAAAAAGCTGCTGAAGAGGCGAAAAAAGCACAAGAGGCTAAAAAGGCAGAGGAAGCAAAAAAAGCAGAAGAAGCTCGAAAAGCTGAGGAAGCGAGAATAGCTCAACAACAAGCAGAGGCAGCCAAAAAAGCAGAAGAAGCTAGAAAAGCGCAAGAAGCAAAGCAAAATGCTAAAGCAAGTACACATACTGTAAAAGCAAATGAGAACTTATACCGAATTGCATTAAATCATTATGGCGATGGCAGTGAAGCGACTTTAGCTAAAATTCGTGCTGCCAATGGTATGTCTTCTAATACCGTCATGGTTGGGCAAGTCATTAAGCTACCTTAA
- a CDS encoding metallophosphoesterase, translated as MLYLGLFLLVVIALLLYMWKVAYENNVLSHQLSLQGEQEKVRLFFISDVHLRKISKKMIAQLQGQHFDAVIIGGDFADSRTPIDRIHENLTLLTSLGPTYFIWGNNDREIGEEKLKDILQAYQVQIIVNDAILLPLKNRFWLSAIEDTTVKEYSFEKAFAKVGEQDLVVFIAHNPGVFAKVRAKFRADLMMGGHLHGGQIRFGPYGVHPNGSYRQRDGVMTLVSNGYGTTLVPFRLGAKPQCHIIDIDISSK; from the coding sequence ATGCTATATTTAGGGCTATTTCTTTTGGTAGTCATCGCCCTTCTACTCTATATGTGGAAGGTGGCATATGAAAATAATGTATTGTCTCACCAGCTTTCATTACAAGGTGAACAGGAAAAGGTACGATTATTTTTTATTTCAGATGTTCATTTACGTAAAATAAGTAAGAAAATGATTGCACAGTTACAGGGACAGCATTTTGATGCAGTAATTATTGGCGGTGACTTTGCAGATAGCCGTACACCAATTGATCGTATTCATGAAAATTTAACATTATTAACGTCCCTGGGACCAACCTATTTTATTTGGGGCAATAATGACAGAGAAATTGGGGAAGAAAAGCTGAAGGACATTTTACAGGCATATCAGGTTCAAATAATTGTCAATGATGCCATACTTCTTCCGCTGAAAAATCGCTTTTGGTTGAGTGCAATTGAGGATACAACCGTAAAAGAATATAGCTTCGAAAAAGCCTTTGCCAAGGTAGGAGAACAGGATTTAGTTGTTTTCATTGCGCATAATCCAGGGGTTTTTGCGAAAGTTCGTGCAAAGTTTCGTGCGGATTTAATGATGGGGGGACATTTACACGGAGGGCAAATCCGATTCGGCCCATATGGTGTCCATCCAAATGGTTCCTATCGTCAGCGTGATGGTGTTATGACTTTAGTAAGTAATGGCTATGGGACGACATTAGTGCCTTTTCGACTTGGTGCGAAACCGCAATGTCATATTATTGACATTGATATTTCGAGTAAATAA
- a CDS encoding YpdA family putative bacillithiol disulfide reductase, translating to MQQADAIIVGGGPCGLAAAIALQNIGLQPIVIEKGNIVNAIYHYPTHQTFFSTSERLAIGDVPFIIEGRKPKRNQALVYYREVVRLKNIQVNRFEKVQSVVKNKDRFTVTSDKDTYETPYVIIATGYYDHPNYLNIQGEQLPKVFHYFKEGHEFFDTDILVIGGKNSAIDAALELNKAGARVTVAYRGSGYSPSIKPWVLPEFEGVVKTGEVDMLFNTNVVEIREHEVVLEVEGQEKVVKNDFVFAMTGYHPDHSFIKAMGVEIEEETGRPYVTPETMETNVEGLFIAGVIAAGNNANEIFIENGRFHGECIARIIEQRKK from the coding sequence ATGCAGCAAGCAGATGCAATTATTGTTGGAGGAGGCCCATGTGGTTTAGCAGCAGCAATAGCTTTGCAAAATATTGGATTACAACCTATTGTGATTGAAAAAGGAAATATCGTGAATGCCATCTATCATTACCCTACACATCAAACATTTTTTAGTACGAGTGAACGGTTAGCTATTGGTGATGTGCCATTTATAATTGAAGGACGTAAGCCGAAACGCAATCAAGCCCTTGTCTACTATCGAGAGGTTGTCCGTTTAAAAAATATACAAGTTAATCGCTTCGAAAAAGTACAAAGTGTTGTAAAAAATAAGGATAGGTTTACTGTTACATCTGATAAGGATACGTATGAAACACCATATGTTATCATTGCAACAGGTTATTATGATCATCCAAATTATTTAAATATCCAAGGTGAACAGTTACCTAAAGTATTCCATTACTTTAAAGAGGGACATGAATTCTTTGATACGGATATTCTTGTGATAGGTGGTAAAAATTCAGCGATAGATGCCGCGTTAGAATTAAATAAAGCGGGCGCTCGTGTAACGGTTGCCTATCGTGGCAGTGGATATTCTCCAAGCATCAAGCCGTGGGTACTACCTGAATTTGAAGGGGTAGTCAAAACTGGAGAAGTCGACATGCTTTTTAATACAAATGTAGTAGAAATACGAGAGCATGAGGTTGTTTTAGAAGTAGAAGGTCAAGAGAAGGTAGTAAAAAATGATTTCGTTTTTGCTATGACTGGTTATCATCCTGATCATTCCTTTATTAAAGCAATGGGAGTGGAGATAGAGGAAGAAACGGGGCGTCCTTATGTTACGCCTGAAACGATGGAAACCAATGTGGAAGGATTATTCATTGCAGGTGTGATTGCAGCAGGAAATAATGCCAATGAAATTTTTATTGAAAATGGCCGTTTCCATGGTGAATGTATCGCTCGAATTATTGAACAGAGAAAAAAATAA
- a CDS encoding glycerol-3-phosphate acyltransferase — translation MIGLYWLLSYLIGNILTAYFVGKIYGVNLQEERSKNLGARNAGSVIGKGAFLWTFLGDSLKGVLVVGLGYMLHLDEWVIIGGAAWVIIGHLFPIWLKLNGGKGVASFIGVGLALSPSLFLWMIIGTVLLSAFTRSLTLGMVGGFIFYIGAIIQTGKIESYGLLIVAIVCMLIKHMSNIQESLKRGT, via the coding sequence TTGATTGGCTTGTATTGGCTCTTGAGTTATTTAATAGGAAACATCTTGACTGCTTATTTCGTTGGTAAGATATATGGTGTCAATTTGCAGGAAGAGCGTAGTAAAAATTTAGGCGCGCGTAATGCGGGTAGTGTGATTGGGAAAGGGGCCTTTCTTTGGACTTTTCTCGGTGATTCATTGAAAGGTGTACTGGTAGTCGGGTTGGGCTATATGTTGCATTTGGATGAATGGGTCATTATTGGTGGGGCTGCATGGGTAATCATAGGACATCTATTTCCAATCTGGCTGAAATTGAATGGAGGAAAAGGTGTAGCTAGTTTTATTGGTGTTGGTCTTGCCTTATCACCGAGCCTATTTTTATGGATGATCATTGGTACAGTACTTCTATCTGCGTTTACAAGAAGTTTGACGCTTGGCATGGTTGGAGGCTTTATTTTCTATATAGGTGCAATTATTCAAACGGGGAAAATAGAGTCGTATGGACTTTTAATCGTGGCCATCGTGTGCATGCTTATTAAGCATATGTCTAATATTCAGGAGTCATTGAAAAGAGGGACGTGA
- a CDS encoding aminotransferase class V-fold PLP-dependent enzyme, whose amino-acid sequence MYWCKIAQTNEEFEAIARLNYETFVEEIPQHEVNPTRKKVDRFHQENTYVVVYKETELIGMVAFRDQRPFSIDEKIGKVEQYLSKGNCAKLCEIRLLSVKKGYRTGRVLLKLTQALTTFAYEKGYTAAVISGTTREEKLYKQMGFKQFAPAVGVEDALFLPMVLTRNEFEQSLQHRLTTAPSTFYPGPVKQLEAIAYSELSHRSLPFNALYERVQKKLLYLSNAHHVGVIVGTGTMANEVMLAQLKAQQLGKGLILTNGEFGERLRKQAARWSLHFEVVEKEWGTVFDGEELASLLETGSYQWMLAVHGETSTGTCNDLGLLNKLAKQYNVKLCIDCISSFGAMPFSLQDCYLATAVSGKAIGALSGLAFVFSQSLAPSSATLPAYLDLANYQQGAIPFTLPAVLLGNVGTALQAYPARYEQLQQRFQSLLQLPIMHYQYPTMQYPMLITVQLPNTYANLLLDLALNGLFVHGESQYLRQKNFIQISVIQPDFDEAFARLSEILSYYEQVIEV is encoded by the coding sequence ATGTATTGGTGTAAAATTGCCCAAACAAATGAGGAATTTGAGGCGATCGCTCGATTGAATTATGAAACATTTGTGGAAGAAATTCCTCAGCATGAGGTAAATCCAACAAGAAAAAAAGTGGACCGATTTCACCAGGAAAATACGTATGTCGTTGTTTATAAGGAAACAGAATTAATTGGCATGGTCGCGTTTAGAGATCAACGACCATTTTCGATTGATGAAAAGATTGGTAAGGTTGAACAGTATTTATCGAAGGGAAATTGTGCGAAACTTTGTGAAATTCGTTTACTTTCAGTGAAGAAAGGTTATCGAACGGGTCGAGTATTATTGAAACTTACACAAGCCTTAACTACATTTGCCTACGAAAAAGGCTATACTGCTGCAGTGATTTCAGGTACTACGAGAGAGGAAAAACTGTATAAGCAGATGGGTTTTAAACAGTTTGCGCCAGCTGTCGGAGTAGAGGATGCATTGTTTTTACCGATGGTGCTCACAAGAAATGAATTTGAGCAATCATTACAACATAGACTAACGACGGCACCTTCTACATTTTATCCAGGGCCAGTGAAGCAATTAGAAGCAATCGCTTATTCCGAGTTATCCCATCGTTCGCTACCTTTTAATGCGCTTTATGAACGAGTACAGAAGAAGTTGCTGTATTTATCGAATGCCCATCATGTTGGTGTAATCGTTGGGACAGGAACGATGGCAAATGAAGTGATGCTTGCTCAACTAAAGGCACAGCAATTAGGGAAGGGGCTTATTCTAACAAATGGCGAATTCGGTGAGCGTTTACGCAAGCAAGCCGCTCGTTGGTCATTACATTTTGAGGTGGTAGAAAAAGAGTGGGGTACAGTATTTGATGGCGAAGAACTGGCTTCACTACTTGAAACGGGGTCTTATCAGTGGATGCTGGCAGTGCATGGGGAGACTTCCACAGGAACTTGTAATGACTTAGGCCTTCTGAATAAACTAGCTAAACAATACAATGTAAAGTTATGTATAGATTGTATCAGTTCGTTCGGTGCCATGCCATTTTCCTTACAAGACTGCTATTTAGCTACGGCTGTGAGTGGCAAGGCCATTGGTGCGTTAAGTGGGCTAGCATTTGTGTTTTCACAATCACTTGCACCCTCATCTGCTACACTACCTGCTTATCTTGATTTAGCAAATTATCAGCAAGGTGCCATACCATTTACGTTACCTGCTGTATTACTGGGCAATGTGGGTACGGCATTGCAAGCCTATCCAGCACGCTATGAGCAGCTACAGCAACGCTTTCAATCGCTGCTGCAGCTACCAATCATGCACTATCAATATCCAACAATGCAATATCCGATGCTGATAACGGTTCAATTGCCTAATACTTATGCTAACCTACTTCTTGATTTAGCATTGAACGGACTATTCGTTCATGGTGAAAGCCAGTATTTACGCCAAAAGAATTTCATTCAAATTTCTGTGATACAACCAGATTTTGATGAAGCTTTTGCTCGACTTAGCGAGATATTGAGCTATTATGAACAGGTGATCGAAGTATGA
- a CDS encoding asparaginase encodes MKKTILLIHTGGTISMAMSDEGAVMPNKENPLMKESNKLASLARIIEIEAFNLPSPHITPKEMLLLRNLIMEQIDAQPIDGVVITHGTDTLEETAYFLELTTNLAIPIVLTGAMRSSNELGADGIYNLVEAVRVAVDEEARDKGVLVVMNDEVHLAVNTTKTSTSSVNTFQSPQYGPIGIITKSRILFHHAPIRRQYVDVNNLSKRVAMLKVYAGMEEDLLDVVLACKYDGVVLEGLGQGNVPPSVVKGIESLLQRDIPVVLVSRCFNGIAEGVYGYVGGGKMLEDLGAIFATGINGQKARLKLLIGLNTTGTPLNLKDFFL; translated from the coding sequence ATGAAAAAGACAATTTTATTAATTCATACAGGCGGCACAATCTCCATGGCGATGAGTGATGAAGGAGCGGTCATGCCAAATAAGGAAAATCCTCTTATGAAGGAAAGTAATAAACTGGCTTCACTAGCCCGCATCATCGAAATAGAAGCTTTTAACCTTCCTTCTCCACATATTACACCGAAAGAAATGCTCTTATTACGTAACTTGATTATGGAACAAATTGACGCACAACCAATTGACGGTGTGGTCATCACACACGGTACGGATACATTGGAAGAAACCGCCTATTTCTTAGAGCTAACAACGAACTTAGCCATTCCGATTGTGCTAACAGGTGCCATGCGTTCATCTAACGAACTAGGAGCAGATGGGATTTATAATTTAGTGGAAGCAGTCCGAGTAGCCGTTGATGAAGAAGCCCGTGATAAAGGTGTGCTTGTTGTGATGAATGATGAGGTTCATCTTGCTGTTAACACAACAAAAACAAGCACTAGTTCAGTAAATACTTTCCAATCTCCACAATACGGACCGATTGGAATTATTACAAAATCACGCATCTTATTCCATCATGCACCAATTCGTCGACAATATGTAGATGTGAACAATTTATCCAAGCGTGTAGCGATGTTAAAAGTGTATGCGGGTATGGAAGAAGATTTATTGGATGTCGTGCTTGCCTGCAAATATGATGGCGTTGTACTGGAAGGGCTAGGCCAAGGGAATGTCCCACCATCTGTTGTAAAGGGTATTGAAAGCCTTTTACAGCGAGACATCCCAGTAGTACTAGTTTCCCGCTGCTTTAATGGTATTGCAGAAGGTGTTTATGGCTATGTGGGTGGCGGTAAAATGCTCGAAGACTTAGGCGCAATATTTGCCACAGGTATCAATGGTCAAAAGGCACGATTAAAATTATTAATAGGCCTTAACACAACAGGCACGCCTTTAAACTTAAAGGACTTCTTCCTGTAA
- the prsW gene encoding glutamic-type intramembrane protease PrsW has protein sequence MIILLSAAIAPGLALFSYFYLRNQMATEPRRTLLQTFLYGAFLTFPIMFLQYVLTEEGVFRYLYLQDVLFSSVIEEFFKWFVLLIAIYNHIEFDDPYDGILYGASISLGFATIENVLYLLSFGLDTAFMRALLPVSSHALFGVVMGYYYGRAKFSKLVKTKEMIAMALCAPVVLHILYNTILSFKGHWVYLMIPFMLFLWWFGLRKVKLAHYHLVQHLHMQKKI, from the coding sequence ATGATCATTTTATTATCTGCTGCCATTGCTCCCGGTCTAGCGCTTTTTAGTTATTTCTATTTGCGCAATCAGATGGCTACGGAGCCAAGAAGAACTTTACTACAAACGTTTTTATACGGCGCATTTTTAACGTTCCCTATCATGTTTTTACAGTATGTATTAACAGAGGAAGGGGTTTTTCGATATCTTTATCTTCAAGACGTACTTTTTTCTAGTGTCATTGAAGAGTTTTTTAAATGGTTTGTACTATTAATTGCCATCTACAATCATATAGAATTTGATGACCCTTACGATGGTATATTGTATGGTGCCAGCATTTCACTTGGCTTTGCAACGATTGAAAATGTTCTTTATTTACTGTCATTTGGCTTGGACACTGCCTTCATGCGAGCCTTATTACCAGTATCAAGTCATGCTTTATTCGGGGTCGTAATGGGCTATTATTATGGACGTGCTAAGTTTTCAAAACTTGTTAAGACAAAAGAAATGATTGCTATGGCGCTTTGTGCACCAGTCGTACTTCACATTCTATACAATACAATATTATCATTCAAAGGTCACTGGGTTTATTTAATGATTCCTTTTATGTTGTTTTTATGGTGGTTTGGCTTGCGCAAAGTAAAGCTTGCTCATTATCATCTGGTGCAACATCTGCATATGCAAAAGAAAATATAA
- the sleB gene encoding spore cortex-lytic enzyme produces MRLVSILFALILGISIIAIPQNDANAFSDQQITRGAYGDDVVELQARLQYLGFYKSKIDGKFGYNTYWALRNFQENYGLPVDGIAGTKTKKALAGYSDYDEKWVKAQLNAGNQFTYYGGKPLDQQVKKNTSGGSGNSSGSTNNNGTETQVPPKYTERDLQLIANAVYGEARGEPYEGQVAVAAVILNRLESPDFPNTISGIIFQPLAFTAVADGQIWLEPNERAKEAVIDAMNGWDPSENALYYFNPKTATSKWIWSRPQIKQIGEHIFCS; encoded by the coding sequence GTGCGTTTAGTAAGCATACTTTTTGCTTTGATATTAGGAATTAGTATAATTGCGATTCCTCAAAACGATGCGAATGCATTTAGCGATCAGCAAATTACTCGTGGTGCCTATGGAGATGATGTCGTTGAATTGCAGGCAAGGCTACAATACTTAGGTTTTTATAAGAGTAAAATTGATGGCAAATTTGGCTATAACACATACTGGGCTTTACGTAATTTCCAAGAGAATTATGGATTACCAGTAGATGGCATTGCTGGCACGAAGACAAAAAAAGCGTTAGCGGGCTATTCGGATTATGATGAAAAATGGGTGAAGGCACAATTAAATGCAGGGAATCAATTTACTTATTATGGTGGTAAGCCACTTGATCAGCAAGTGAAAAAAAATACGAGTGGTGGAAGTGGCAACAGCAGTGGAAGTACCAATAATAATGGCACAGAGACACAAGTTCCTCCCAAATATACAGAACGTGATTTACAGCTAATCGCGAATGCGGTATATGGAGAGGCTAGGGGAGAACCTTATGAAGGGCAAGTAGCAGTTGCAGCGGTTATTTTGAATCGTTTGGAAAGCCCAGATTTCCCGAATACCATTTCAGGTATCATTTTCCAACCATTGGCATTTACGGCCGTTGCAGATGGTCAAATTTGGCTTGAGCCAAATGAGCGAGCAAAAGAAGCGGTTATTGATGCTATGAACGGCTGGGACCCTTCTGAAAATGCATTGTATTATTTCAATCCAAAAACAGCAACGAGTAAATGGATTTGGTCACGTCCACAAATTAAACAAATTGGAGAGCATATTTTCTGTTCATAG